TCACAACCTTAATCTTGATGCTCCATCATGAAATCTTATTAAATGCCCAATCAGATTAAACCACAGTAATAGAACCCCTTCCAGTATCTATCATGAGCTCTCCTTAAAACCACACATCATGGCTCATTCTTAAGTTAAGTGGTCATGCTGGAACATTGTCTACAGGCTACAGCCCTTAAGTCTCTAAATATTCTCTTTTGTTATTAAACCAGCAGTACTAATATTTGCAAAGGGTAGATTTTTAAGTTTCACTATATAGCTTCCAAGTCTCCACACGTAAAGCTTCATTTTGATCAAGCATATCACCAAAATATAAATGTGTCACTTGTTATGCTATACCAGTTCATTATTATGCCTAAAATATTATAAGCATTTTCACTATATATATTGCACCACAAACCATGTAAAATTTATGCGAATTGGTCATAATGGCACACACATACAtgttctttttaaatatatataatttggttAACAAATGGGATTTTCCatctgattttaaaaatcaaaacaccATATCCGCTCACACACTGACTCAGTCAACCAAGGAACCATTTTGTTAGCATGGAagttcttttcttgttttagaAAGTCAAACttgtataatttttgttgcTCTTTGTAAAATGCTAACAAATCAATACACAttaaagtgtctcaaattcttaattagcATAGATTCCTTTTTGCAAAGAATATCgtatagaatatttcctaagttgacatgttattgtaatattatatatctttatagaataaggaaaattattagGAATATATCTATAAATATTACAGGTCATGAAGGGAAAAGGTCATGAGTTAGAGATAGATTTGTAAAAACTTTATAAGATGGATAGAAATGTGAGGAAAAATGGGAAACACCTAGTGGAGTAAGAGGCTCGTGGTTTAGGGTAtagatacaaggagtggggaaacatagGATGTTTCAGGAACCAAAtagttgtatttatttttgtcatctATAATAGTTTTTATAGGATAGTGAAATGATTATCTTTCATCCGTTGATGTAAGCATGATTGGctaaaccacattaaaacctcATGTATCTTTGTGTGAATTGTTTTGTTTGCATTAAAGTTTTCGCTAACACAACAAACTGGTATCAAAACCCAAgttaaagatttctagaagaaTCAAAGAGAATAGAGCACACAAGAGGATGACAAAAGGAATTTTAGTTAAAAGTGCAAGAGGAtgacaaaaggaattttaattAAAGGAGTAGTCAATTGTTCTCTCTTAGGGATGTGACACAAAAAGTGTGCATCATGGAAAGATGGAAGATTGACTTAATGGAATTTGATCCAAAGTAAAGATTGTTGGAAAATGCCCCGAATTCTTAATTAATATacattcctttttgtaaagaatattgtataaaatatttcttaagttgataatttattataatattagattttcttatagaataaggaatgTTATTatgaatatctctataaatattaaagGTCATAAAAGGAAAAGGTTATAAGATGAAGACGAACTTATAAAAACTATACGTGGTGGATAGAGAGACAAGATACTTCAATAATCCAATAGTTGTATATTCCCGAataggtgttttttgtgtgcaTGAGAAGCGGAAAGTGTGGATCACTTGcttatacattgtacagtggctagAGTTCTTTGGGACTTTGTGTTGGGTTTAGTTGGGGTCAAGTGGGTGTTCCCTaatactgtaaaggaggttttatttagttggggggggggggggggggttatgtggggaaaaaaaggaaaaaattctgGAATGCCATTCcgttattcattttttggacggtgtggaaggaaaggaatagattagcctttaggggggggaCTTAGCAATTCAGaggtttaaatattcttttgtatgtaatatgtggggttgggctaaattgtacATGGAAGAGGAGCCGCTCTCCCTTTTAGATTTCCTAGAGTGGTTGGCCTCCAGTTGAGGggtggtttgtttttttggtttttttgcttgttttgggCCTTTGTTGCCTGGTATACGCCTTGTATACGTTGAGGTTTTTTAGCCTCTTTAATGAAttgtgcttacttatcaaaaaaaaataatccaataGTTGTATATGTTTTTGTCCTTTGCAATATTACCCATGGTATAATGAgatgattctctctcatccgtgcATGTAAGCATAATTGATCAAAACACATTAAAACCTTGTCTATCTTTGCATggattattttgtttgtattaaaGCTTCCATTagaacaataaaaaagaaagactaTGAAAACCAGCAAAGTAATAAACCCCAATAGATGCTAAGAATGAAAACcacaaagcaaaaaaaaaaaaaaaaaaggaaggggaagaagaaaaaaaagtcccATTAGAAAAGATCAGCCAAAATTAAAGCCCAAAGGCAACCAAAGCGCAAATTCGATAATCACCACAGACGCAACTGAATGAAACCAAAAATTGGAAAcccacttttaaaaataaaaataatataaaacaatctaaacctaaaaaaaatgaaaaccgacataaaaataaaaataataatcatgataATTGTATTGTCATGTTTCTGCAAAACGGTTCTAATTTCTGCTCCGAAACaactaaattcaaataaaaaaggaaaatgaaaacccGCATAGAAAATCCATCAGAAGAAGAAAAGTACCTTTTTTGCCAGGCATTTGCTTGCCATCTTTGACGTAGAACTCTCGAATATCCACCTGAACCTTCCCTTGCCAGTTCCTCACTGAAACCCTCCTGTTCCTCGAAATCTAAACACCGGCATacaattatatacatatatagtcaaatgtatatgaaaaaaaaaaaatcaaataaaataaaacaaaaaataaaaaacctcgCAGACGATGATATTGTCGGGGTCATCGGAGTCTTTCATAGAGGATTTCTTGGATGACGCGTGGTCGTCGGAGTCGCCGTCTGAGGCGTAGCTCTGCTTCCTCTTTCCCCACTTCGACATCGTTTCGTTTTCTCTTCCCTCTTCTCCGGGTGCGAGTGTAAACAACTACAAAacccttttttaattttcttcggcttctatttaattttcttttttaacttttcttaaaaataataatttaaattttttttaattacattatttaaaataaacatttatttaaaattatcagCATCCctatctcattaaaaaaaaaaaaagatgaggtGGAACGAGAATATGAATTTCCTGTGTCTTCGACTTGTCTTGTTTAATTATtcctttttaacatttttccaaaaaatatttttaaaataaatatattttttatataattagaataattataattttttataacttattttattaaaaaataattttattattattatatatcaaaaataagaaaataaaaatcaaattaaattaattttatatataatcaggaCAGACCATATAGACAAGACAATACTTAAACTCGTCCTGAACTTTATCCCaagtcttaaaaaaaatcttaaacacttaacccatttattaaaattttaaacttatccGATTAGAAGCGAAATGCGACTTAGTACTCGAAAAAATTTACCCTATTATTATCCCTAATACTATACACATCTactttatttacatttttaagtgttaactttaaaatgttaattttattaatacatcgattttttttttgttaaatctaACTAAtgcatatatatacaaaaaattttaCTATACCTAATATATTCCTTTCATTATTTTGCCTCTCATCCAGTGTCTGCTTACTTCTTTCAATCTTTTTCTTCTAATCAACAAACCCAAGGGCAAAAATCCTTACCCGCAggcaaaatattttctttgaaacttgtttgttaacaaaaaaaaaatatttaagataaattcaaaattaatttcaatcttTTTAAACCATGTTTTTTTAGATCTACACACTAATACTATGTTTATATcatcttaatatatttttggacTTATGATTTATGTAAAGCTTGATACAAATTGTTGTAAAGTTAGTTAAAAACGCTTAGGAATGATTTAAGAAGTGTTCtagaagtaaaaattaaattaaattaaaatttaaaaaaaaaatgagaaaaaaaacacataatataTGTCAAATAAGGTCAAACTTTAAAGGTATTTTGATAATTCCTTCAagattcatttttgttttaaaaaaccttAATTATGGTGGGTATGTAAAGATATCTAGTGGATACAAATATAACTTCTCCCTTTCAAAACATCAAAAATATTcatcttgataaaaaaaaaaatgctctttTCTTCTTGTTTCCTTCCAACACACAATTATCCCTTTATTTTCATCTcaccttttttctctttatttcccttgcgcaatatttttttttccttctctttatTCTCTTATCATAAAGAAAGTTAAGCTCTCACTTTTCTCTCCACTCTTCATTAATTGTAACAAccctaatttttaataataatactttgaagtttcattttaattaccttTTTACTAAACAAGCATGAGCATCACCTTCTTGTTTATCCCTTACCAAGCTTGAGGTGTCACAATGCATACAACCAAGGATGAGGTGTTGGAAGGCATGCAACTTAAGTATGAGGTGCAAAGGCATGCAACCAAGTATGAAGCTTCAAAAACATGCAACTAGGTATGAGATGTTGAAAGAATGTAATCAAGTATAAGGTATCAAGAGCATGCAACGAATTATGACAGGTTGAATATATGCAACCAAGCATGAAATGTCCACGACATGTTACCAAGAATGAGGTGTCCAAGGCATGCAACCAAGCATGAGATGTCCAAAGTATACAACCAAGCATAAGGTGTCCAAGGCATGCAACCAAGCATGAGGTGTCCAAGGCGTGCAACCAAGCATGAGTTGTTGAATTAACATGTCAAAATGCATGTAACCTAGAGGACACTAAGCCGTCTTGATCAT
Above is a genomic segment from Vitis riparia cultivar Riparia Gloire de Montpellier isolate 1030 chromosome 7, EGFV_Vit.rip_1.0, whole genome shotgun sequence containing:
- the LOC117919244 gene encoding RNA polymerase II transcriptional coactivator KIWI-like, which codes for MSKWGKRKQSYASDGDSDDHASSKKSSMKDSDDPDNIIVCEISRNRRVSVRNWQGKVQVDIREFYVKDGKQMPGKKGISLTMDQWNVLRDHVNEIDEAVADNA